The Oncorhynchus tshawytscha isolate Ot180627B linkage group LG12, Otsh_v2.0, whole genome shotgun sequence genome includes a window with the following:
- the LOC112232283 gene encoding tetraspanin-4 isoform X3 gives MAEGCMRGLRYGMVFFNLLFWLGGCGILGVGVWLSVTQGNFATLSSSLPSLSAANLLIVVGTIIMVIGCLGCVGAVKESRPLLLSFFILLLLIFFLEILSITLFFVYQDQIDHYAQRDLKRGLQLFGTEGNVGLTNAWMIVQTDFRCCGVTNHTDWFDVYNASRVPDSCCLEYSDNCGLENPGTWWTAPCYERVKDWLQENLVALWIFAMCTALTQILGLVFSMTMFCHAVKVETFYA, from the exons TTGGGGGGTTGTGGAATACTGGGCGTGGGGGTATGGCTGTCAGTGACCCAGGGCAACTTTGCCAcactctcctcatccctcccatccctctcagCAGCCAATCTACTCATTGTGGTAGGGACCATCATCATGGTGATTGGTTGCCTCGGCTGTGTCGGAGCTGTCAAAGAAAGTCGTCCGCTGTTGCTGAGC ttcttcatcctcctccttctgATCTTCTTCTTGGAGATTCTGTCCATCACGCTCTTCTTTGTTTACCAAGACCAG ATTGATCACTATGCCCAGAGGGATTTGAAGAGGGGACTCCAGCTCTTTGGCACCGAGGGCAACGTGGGCTTGACCAACGCTTGGATGATCGTACAAACGGAT TTCCGCTGCTGTGGCGTGACCAACCATACGGACTGGTTTGATGTGTACAACGCCAGCCGTGTGCCTGACTCCTGCTGTCTGGAGTACAGCGACAACTGTGGCCTCGAGAACCCAGGGACCTGGTGGACTGCG CCATGCTACGAACGGGTGAAGGATTGGCTACAAGAGAATCTGGTGGCCCTGTGGATCTTTGCTATGTGTACGGCActcacacag ATTCTGGGTTTGGTGTTCTCTATGACGATGTTCTGCCATGCAGTCAAAGTGGAGACCTTCTACGCCTAG